One Triticum dicoccoides isolate Atlit2015 ecotype Zavitan chromosome 5B, WEW_v2.0, whole genome shotgun sequence genomic window carries:
- the LOC119311660 gene encoding myosin-binding protein 7-like — MEDDDHDPDSPPRPCCSSPSAAVRWRRSVKRKLDGEKRGGGGDAEEEEGAGARVEAEEETAALREALAAAQATAAALRGEVEEERLAAASAASEAMAMMLRLQREKAEVQMELRQFRRFADEKMALDAAEIDHLRGLVARRARHLARARSRLHAYQQTCLRLGIPLPDGDDEAEAEGRGRGDGGDGFLEGEGDGEGEDGDYYPELRCYNGEYYYDDGLEGSEEDAVGADLERRICLLEHGQDGDALGQPSLEEEEDEGAHLYADEALLEPAGQETSGFCADEVLHEETVEQRSHPCDDDELPESPIAGYGVEEGGSDDDGSGSGSDRVYMIDKVHQGAAAPTARVLDKYEAEALEPDIKTLYMRLEALEADRESMRQALLGMRTEKAQLMLLREIAQQLAKDAAPVGTGVGFVPAVHHLPRKQAVGVADTTVREDKKTALAGTFSKPLLFKWAIALFCSRKKKPSQSRYTFGLSSNNVGLLILLDKCPRIQKTLMRRK, encoded by the exons atggaggacgacgaccacgacccCGACTCGCCCCCCCGCCCGTGCTGCTCCTCGCCGTCCGCGGCGGTCCGGTGGCGGCGCTCCGTGAAGCGGAAGCTGGACGGGGAGAAGAGGGGCGGGGGCGGggacgcggaggaggaggagggggcgggggcgcgggtggaggcggaggaggagacCGCGGCGCTGCGGGAGGCCCTGGCGGCGGCGCAGGCCACCGCGGCGGCGCTGCGgggcgaggtggaggaggagcgcctcgccgCGGCCAGCGCCGCCAGCGAGGCCATGGCCATGATGCTGCGCCTGCAGCGGGAGAAGGCCGAGGTGCAGATGGAGCTGCGCCAGTTCCGCCGCTTCGCCGACGAGAAGATGGCGCTCGACGCCGCCGAGATCGACCACCTCCGCGGCCTCGTcgcccgccgcgcgcgccacctcgcgCGCGCCCGCTCCAGGCTCCACGCCTACCAGCAGACCTGCCTCCGCCTCGGCATCCCGCTCCCCGACGGCGACGACGAGGCTGAGGCCGAGGGGCGGGGCCGTGGGGACGGCGGCGACGGCTtcctcgagggcgagggcgacggtgaGGGCGAGGACGGCGACTACTACCCCGAGCTCCGCTGCTACAACGGGGAGTACTACTACGACGACGGCCTGGAGGGGAGCGAGGAGGACGCGGTGGGCGCGGATCTGGagcgccggatctgcctcctcgagcACGGCCAGGATGGGGATGCACTAGGTCAACCGTCcctggaggaagaggaagacgaggGCGCCCACCTGTATGCAGATGAGGCACTGCTGGAGCCGGCTGGGCAGGAAACAAGCGGATTTTGTGCCGACGAGGTGTTACATGAGGAGACTGTCGAACAAAGGAGCCACCCCTGTGATGATGATGAGTTGCCAGAGTCTCCCATTGCTGGATATGGCGTCGAAGAAGGGGGAAGCGACGACGATGGTTCTGGCAGTGGCAGCGACAGGGTCTACATGATCGACAAGGTGCATCAAGGTGCGGCAGCTCCTACCGCCAGGGTCCTGGACAAGTACGAAGCTGAGGCGCTCGAGCCAGACATTAAGACACTATACATGAGGCTGGAAGCGCTGGAGGCTGACCGGGAATCGATGCGCCAGGCTCTGCTGGGAATGCGCACTGAGAAGGCTCAGCTTATGCTTCTTCGGGAGATTGCGCAACAGCTAGCCAAAGACGCCGCTCCAGTTGGCACCGGGGTTGGGTTTGTTCCAGCTGTCCACCATTTGCCCAGAAAGCAAGCTGTGGGGGTCGCAGATACAACGgtcagggaagacaagaagacagCACTCGCCGGGACATTTTCCAAGCCCCTGTTGTTTAAG TGGGCCATCGCATTATTTTGCTCTCGGAAAAAGAAGCCATCACAAAGCAG GTATACATTTGGATTATCAAGTAACAATGTGGGTTTGCTCATACTCTTGGACAAGTGCCCCCGGATTCAGAAAACTCTCATGAGAAGAAAGTAA